Genomic DNA from Desulfonema ishimotonii:
ACATTCTTTTGGGTTGTCAGCAGAGGGGTCGGACGGCGGGGCAGGGTTCAAACAAATATATTGAAATCGGTTCTTTTCCGATGATATAAAAATCTGTTTAAGGAAATCTGGGATGTCAGGGCAGGGGAATCTCTGACTATAATTTACGCCGTTTTTTTCAGGCGGCGACAACTCGTTTCGGATAAATAAGAATGGGTTTAAATGAGAAACAGCAGCAGTTGCTGCGAATGTTGCCCGGGGTTGATATGATACTTGAGCAGACCCGGACGGCGTCCGTCTGTGAAACGGTTCCCAAGTCAGTTCTGATCCGCTCTATCCGGGAGGTGCTTGAATCGTTTCGGGCGGAGATTCTGGGCGGAGCCGGTGTGACAGCAGACCGGCTCTCCGGGGACGGGGTGGCGGAGGCCGTCAGAAAACGGGTGGCCGGTGCAATGGCGTTCAGGCTGAGACGGGTGGTCAACGCCACGGGCGTCGTTGTCCACACCAACCTGGGCCGCTCCCTGCTGGCGGATGATGCCCTTGAGAATATCAGGGCCATTGCGGGACACTATTCCAACCTGGAGTTCGACCTGGAAACCGGCAGGCGCGGACTGCGCTACAGCAGTATTGAGGATATCCTGTGTGAAATCACCGGGGCCGAGGCGGCCATGGCCGTGAACAACAACGCCGGCGCGGTGCTGCTCTGCCTGGACACCCTCGCCCGCGGAAAAGTCGCCATTGTCTCCAGGGGAGAGCTGGTGGAGATCGGCGGGTCGTTCCGGATTCCGGATGTCATGGCAAGGAGCGGGGCGTGCATGAAAGAGGTGGGAACCACGAACCGCACCCATCTCAGGGATTATGAGGGGGCCCTGGATGCGGATACCGGGCTGATGCTCAAGGTACATACAAGCAATTACAGCGTGGTCGGATTTACCGCATCGGTTTCGATCCGGGACCTTTCGGCACTGGGCGAAAAGCACGGCATCCCGGTGATGGAGGATCTGGGGAGCGGCACCTTTATCGACCTTTCAAAATACGGAATGGCCAAAGATCCGACCGTTCAGGAATCGGTGGCAGCCGGGGCAGACGTGATCACGTTCAGCGGCGACAAGCTCCTGGGCGGCCCCCAGGCCGGCATCATTTTGGGCAAAAAAGCGGTTCTGGACCGGATAAAGAAAAATCCCATGACCCGTGCCCTGCGGATCGACAAGATGACCCTGGCCGCTCTGGAGAGTACCCTGCGGCTCTACCGGGATCCCGAAAGGGCCGTCCGGGAGATTCCCACCCTGCGGATGCTGACGGCCCCGCTGCCTGAGATTGAGCGAAAGGCCTTTCTGATGGCCGAACGGCTTCGGGGACTGGCATCTGAGCGCCTTTTCGTGACGCTGACGGATGTGGCCTCCCGCGTGGGCGGGGGGGCGCTTCCCCTCCAGGAACTTCCCAGCAAGGGGGTTGCGGTCAGAATTGAGGGCCTGTCTCCCAATGCGCTGGAGCGGCGGATGCGGGCACACCTGCCGCCTGTTATCGGGCGGATTGAGGAAGACCGCTTTACGATGGATTTCAGGACAGTGGATGAGGATGAACTCGACATCATTGAGGCGGCCTTTGCGGATATGCTTCAGGAGGACATATGAGTTCCCAAAATCAACAGAAACGTTATGGGAAATGCTGCTCCGCCCAGGGATTTCTGTATTACCGGGCCGATGGGCTGCCTCCGGATGACCCGTCCCCGAAAGCCCCCCCGGTCGGTTTAAAAGCGCTTTCCGTGAGGTTCCCCCGCATCCGCATCGGCAAAGCCTTTGTGGAAGATGCCCTTGCCCGGCTCGATGCCTTTCTCGCCTTCGGCGTCCTGCTGGTCCGCATGGATGCCTTTGACCGCATTGAACGGGATGCCGGTGAGCAGTATGCAACAGAGCTGCTGACCGATACGGCCCGCGCTGTTGCGGCGACCTGTGAAGCGCGAAGCGGCATGTGGGGGCTGATTGAGCGGGATCTGTTCGGCTGTTTTCTGCCGGACAGCGGGGCCGGGGCGTGTCATGAGGCCGCAGACGATATCCGCCGCACCCTGGCGACATCCGGCAAAGAGACGCTTTCCGTGGGCATTGCGGTCTACCCCCTTTCCCAGTTCAACCGGCCCCAGACTCTTGAAAACTGTCGCATGGCCCTGGATCAGGCGATCCTGTCCGGTCCGGAGGGCACGGCGCTTTTCAGCGCCCGGAGCCTCAATGTCAGCGGCGACCGGCTGTACCGGGACGGTGATGCGGCGGGGGCTGCCGAGGCATTTAAAAAGGCCCTGATGCTCGACCCCTCCGATGTCAACGTCCGCAACAGCCTGGGCGTCTGCTATGGGGGGATGGGGGCGCTGACGTCGGCGCTGGCGGAGTTTGAAACCACGGCCCAGACCGGGCCGGAGAACCCCATGCCCGTCTATAATGCCGGGCTGGTTCGCCTGATGATGAAAAAACCGGATGCGGCCCTGGACGATTTTAACCGGGCCAATGACATGAACACCGGCGTTTTTGAGGTGGCGTTCCAGACGGGCAGGCTCTATTATGAGATGGGGGAATATGAACAGGCCATCGTGTTTTTTGAAAATGCGGCAAAGATCAGCCCCGGGTCCGGCCCGGCCTTCCGGTATCTGGGGGAATGTTATCTCACCGCCGGAAAGACGGCGGCAGCGTTCACGGCCTACAGACAGGCGGTCCGGCTCGCCCCGGATGACGCGGTGGCGCTCTCGGTGCTGGGGTATCTGTTCGGCGCGCTGAAAGATGAGATCGAAATCGCCTTTCTCCTCTGCCGCCACAGCGTGAAGATCGCCCCTGAGAACGGTCTCTGTCACCAATGGCTGGGCAGGCTTTATATGGACCGGGGGCAGGCTGACGAGGCCGCAGCGGCCTTTGAATCGGCCGGGACGCTGGGATGTGATTCCCGGCAGTATCTCCGGGAGATCCGGGAACAAAAAACGCAGGGCATCCTAAACCATGAAAAAAATTGTGTTTGACATATTAAATGAGAGTCTCTCGGTAAAAGAGGCCTTTGTCAGGGAAAATGCCGACCGGATTGTCCACGGGGCTGACCGGATCGCCACATGTCTGACCGGCGGGCACAAGCTGCTCCTCTTCGGCAACGGCGGCAGTGCGGCGGATGCCCAGCATATCGCCGCCGAATTTGTCAACCGGTTTCGGATCGAGCGGGCGCCGCTGGCGGCCATTGCCCTGACCACGGACACCTCGGTGCTGACCAGCATCGGGAATGACTACGCCTTTGACGAGATTTTCTCCAAACAGGTCCGGGCCATCGGCCAGCCGGATGATATCGCCCTGGGCATCAGCACCAGCGGCAATTCGCCCAACGTGGTCGGGGCCTTTAAGGTCGCCAGGGAGATGGGGCTGGTAACAGTCGGACTGACCGGGCAGGGCGGCGGAAAGGTTGCGGAATATTCGGATATACTCTTTGCGGTCGGCTCAGCGGTCACGGCCAGGATTCAGGAGACCCACATCACCCTGGGCCACATGCTGTGTGAGCTGACAGACCGGATACTCTTCCCGTCCGCCTTTGATTCCGAATAAAAACAGATCATCCGGCCCGCGTACCGGTTTGAATTCGGTGAAATCCGCCCGTCACGGGACTCGGCTGAATTACAAAAAAGGTATATATGTCTCAATCATTTAAGCCCATCGAACTGAAGGGGATCAGAACCTATTCCATCTCAGAGCGCAAAAGCAAGGTCTCCACAGACGATTTCGCAGGGGTCTGGGAAAAAGGGGCCGGGTTTGACCGGTTTCTGGACAGCCTGCCGGACATTCTGGCGGCCAGTGACCTGAAGGCGGTCATCAACGCCATTGCAACGGCCTTTGAAAACAAAAAAACCATTGCCCTCGGCATGGGGGCCCATGTGATCAAGGTCGGGCTGAATCCGGTCCTCATCGACCTGATGGAGCGGGGGATACTCAGCGCGGTGGCCATAAACGGCGCGGGGATCATTCACGATTTTGAGCTGGCCCTCACCGGGCAGACCTCCGAAGATGTGGCCGCGTCCATCGGAGACGGCAGCTTCGGCATGGCCCGTGAGACCTGCACCTTTCTGGGCGAGGCGATTCAGAAGGCCGAGCGGGAGTCCCTGGGGCTGGGCGAGGCCGTGGGGCGGTACATCCTTGAAAAGGATCTGCCCGTGGCCGGTAAAAGCCTGCTGGCCCAGGCCGCCCGGCTGGGGGTTCCGGTGACGGTCCACATTGCAATGGGCACGGATATCATCCACATGCACCCCCAGTTCGATCCCAAAGCGGCCGGCGCGGCCAGTTACCGCGATTTTCTGACCTTTGCCTCGGTGGTCGCCTCGCTGGATCAGGGGGTGTACCTGAACATCGGGTCTGCCGTGATTCTGCCCGAAGTCTTTCTGAAGGCCATCACCCTGGTGCGGAACATGGGCCACCGGGTGGACCATCTGACCACGGTGAACATGGATTTCATCCGCCACTACCGGCCCATGACCAACGTGGTCCACCGGCCCACCCTGGAGGGCGGAAAGGGGTATAATCTGGTGGGACATCACGAGATCATGCTCCCCCTGATCGCCGCCGGGGTGTTGGAGCGGATCGGGTGAGGATGAGTTGATTTCTGTCGGGAGGTGGTTAATATACGGGTTTGTCCGATAAAGGGCTGCGTGACTCCCGCCGGAACTTAGCCATTTCCAAATAATACGCAAAAATCTGCAAAACATAATGTCAAGGAGAACAATTATGCCGATTTACGAGTATCACTGCTCTGAGTGCAATAAAGACTTTGAATACCTGGTCTTCAAAAGCGATGAGATTCCGGAGTGCCCGGAGTGCAAAGGCAAAAACGTCCAAAGGCTGATGTCCGCCTGCGGGTTCGTCAGCAAAGGCGGCGGCGGGGAGACTGTCAGCAAATCCGCCGGCGCCTCTTCGTGCAGCGGATGCAGCGCAGCCAGTTGCGCGGGATGTGGTAGCAACTGATGGGCAGACAGATTACAATCGGAACGCGGGGGAGCCAGCTTGCCCTGTGGCAGGCCAACTGGGTGAAGTCCGCCCTTGAGGAAAAATTTTCAGACCTGTCGGTTGAGCTGCTCATCATCAAAACCAAGGGCGACAAGATTCTCGATGTGCCCCTTGCCAAGGTCGGTGGAAAAGGCCTCTTTGTCAAGGAGATCGAGGAGGCCCTGCTGGACGGGCGGATTGATCTGGCGGTCCACAGCATGAAAGACATGCCTGCCGACATCCCGGAAGGCCTGTGCATCGGCGCGATCCCGGAGCGGGAAAACCCCAGAGACGCACTCGTCTCCCGGCACAATCTGCCCCTGGCGGAACTGCCCCGAGGCGCACGGGTGGGAACCAGCAGCCTGCGGCGGTCGGCCCAGTTGAAAAGTGTGCGGCCGGATATTGAGATCGTCTCCCTCCGGGGCAATCTCGGCACCCGCCTGAAAAAACTGGAAACGGAAGATCTCGACGCCATCATTCTGGCAGCCGCCGGGCTTCGGCGCATGGGCTTTGAAGACCGGATCACCGAATGTCTGGATGAAACCGTTATGCTGCCGGCCGTGGGACAGGGGGCGCTCTGCATCGAGTCCCGGGAAAACGACCCGGAGATCGGTCCGCTGATGGCGGCCCTGAATCACGGGGAGACCCGGACGGTGGTTCTGGGGGAGCGGGCCTTTCTGAACCGGCTGGAGGGCGGGTGTCAGGTGCCCATTGCCTGTCACGGAGAACTGTCGGCGGACGGGGGCTTTGCCCTGACCGGCCTGGTGGCCTCCCTGGACGGCATGACCGTGATCAGAGAGCGCCTGTCCGGGCCGGCTGCGGAATGTGAGCGCATCGGCGTGGCACTGGCGGAACAGCTTCTGGCGCAGGGGGCTGAGGAAATACTGGAAAGTCTGAAGGAAACCGATGAAAACAACAACAGGTAAAGTGTATCTGGTAGGGGCCGGTCCCGGCGATCCGGGGCTGATTACGGTAAAGGGCCGCGAATGTATTGAAACGGCGGATGTGGTGATCTACGACTATCTGGCATCCCCGACGCTGCTCAGATACGTACCGGAAAAGGCCGAGCAGATCTACGTGGGAAAAAAGGGCGGGGATCACACCCTGTCCCAGGATGGTATCAATCAGCTTCTGGCTGAAAAGGCCCTGGCCGGAAACGTCGTCACGCGGCTCAAGGGCGGCGACCCCTTTATCTTCGGGCGCGGCGGCGAGGAGGCCGAGGTGCTGATTGACGCGGGCATCCCCTTTGAGGTCGTGCCGGGCGTCACCTCCGCCATTGCCGCATCGGCCTACGCCGGCATTCCCCTGACCCACCGGGATTTCACCTCCACCCTGGCCTTTGTCACCGGCCACGAGGATCCCACCAAAAAGGAGTCGGGCATTGAATGGGCCTCCCTTGCCAAGGGCATCGGCACCCTTGTCTTCTTCATGGGCGTGAAAAACCTGCCCCACATCACCCGAAACCTGATGACCCACGGCATGGCCGCAGATACGCCGGTGGCCCTGATCCGCTGGGGCACGACGCCGAAACAGGTCTCTCTCACCGGCACCCTGGAAAATATTGTGGAACGGGTGGCGGCCGCCCGGCTCAAAGCCCCGGCCATCATTGTGGTGGGCGGCGTGGTCACGCTGCATGAGCGGATGCGGTGGTTTGAAAACCGGCCTCTGCTGGGGCGCCGCGTGGTGGTGACCCGTGCCCGGCAGCAGGCCAGCGATCTGGTGAGACAGCTCACCGACATGGGCGCGGACTGTCTGGAATGTCCCACCATAAATGTGATTCCGCCGACGGACCGGGCGCCGCTGGATGCGGCCATCGGGCGTCTGGCCGACTATGACTGGATCGTCTTTACCAGCGTCAACGGCGTAAAATTCTTCTTTGACCGGCTCTTTGAGACGGGACGGGATGTCCGGGCGCTGCACCGGCTCAGAACAGCGGCCATCGGCCCGGTGACGGCAAAGCGACTGCGGGATTTCGGGCTGAACAGCGATATTATCCCGGAGAGTTATCAGGCCGAATCGGTGGTGGCGGCCTTTGAAAACGAGGCGGTCAGCGGCCAGAAAATCCTGCTGCCCCGCGCTCAGGAGGCCCGCCCGATTTTGCCCGTGGAACTGGACCGCATGGGCGCGACCGTGGATGAGGTGCCGGTCTACCGCACGGTGCAGGCCGACGACAACGCCGACCTTCTGGTGGAGGGCCTGAAAAACGGCGGGATTGACATGGTCACCTTTACCAGCTCCTCCACGGTGAGGAACTTCAGGGCGCTTCTGCCTGCGGATGAGGATCTGACTGCGCTGATGAAGGATGTGGTGGTGGCCAGCATCGGTCCTATCACATCGGATACGGCCAGGGAACTGGGGTTTGACGTGCGGATCACAGCAGAGGAATTCACCATTCCGGGGCTGTGCGAAGCGATCCGGCAGTACTCTGAGGGCGAATAACGGCCTGTGCGTGAATGATAAAACATCAGTGTGATGAATCCGGGGGGATATATATTCATATCCCCTTTTGCATTCGGAAATGCGCCTATTGCGATTTCTATTCCGTCAGCGACCTGTCGCTGATGCCCGGATTTGTCCGGGCCCTTGAACGTGAGATGGCCATGCGGGCCGCAGAGTTTCCCGACCCGTGCGATACCCTCTATCTGGGCGGGGGAACGCCGTCGGTGATGACGCCCACGCATGTCCGTCGGCTTATTGCGGCCGCCCGGTGTCATTTTGATCTGCTGCCGGAGGCGGAGATCACCATCGAGGCAAACCCCGGCACCGTCTCGCGCCGCTCCCTTGCGGAATACCGACGGGCCGGCGTCAACCGCATCAATTTCGGGGTGCAGTCTTTCCGGGATGACCACCTTTGCTTTCTGGGCCGCATCCACTCCGCCCAGGCCGCAGTGCAGTCGCTGACATGGGCACGGCAGGCCGGGTTCGATAACATGGGGCTGGATCTGATCTACGGACTGCCGGGCCAGTCCCAGGCCGAGTGGCGGGAAGCGCTGGGGCGCGCAACGGAATTCCGGCCCGAACATCTCTCCTGCTACATGCTCACCTATGAACCGGGGACGCCCCTGGACCGACGACGGACCGATGGCGCGTTTCAGCCCCTTGAAGAGGCCCGCTCCGGCGATCTGCTGGATCTGACCATCGGATTTCTGGAGACACACGGGTACGAACAGTATGAAATTTCCAACTTTGCCCGGTCCGAAGAATTCCGCTCCCGGCACAATCAGAAGTACTGGGCCTTTGCCCCCTATATCGGTCTCGGCCCCTCGGCCCACTCCTTTCTCCCGCCCCGACGGTTCTGGACCCCCCGGTCTGTGACAGAATATCTGCGGGCCATTGACGCGGGAACGGCCCCGACTGCGGGAACGGAAACCCTGACGCGGGAACAGCAGATCATGGAGGCGGTTTATCTGGGATTGCGGACCACCGGGGGCATCTCCGTGGCAACATTTGAAGAGCGGTTCGGGCTTCGCTTTGAAGCGACCTTCGGGCCGGTGCTGGCGCGGCTGCGGAAAGACGGACTCATCCGGGCGGATGCGGACTGCTGCGCCCTTTCCCGGAAAGGGATGCGGTTTCTGGACAGCGTGACATCCATGCTGGTCTGCCAGGAATTTTAGGGGAGGGGAAAAATCAGGGTGGTAGGACGGGGTTACGCCCCCGTCAGATTTTTAACGTCTTGGAAATCGGGTCTGCGGGGGATTGCTTCGGCGGGGACGTAACCCCGCCCTACCGTTACAATGGGCATATGGCCCTTACAGAATCCGGTGGGCACGGAAAAGCGTTGTGCCCACCGTTTTCAGGTCGTTTGAATATCTCCTAAATATTGCCGGTCAGGGCGACATTCAGGACGCCGAGATAAAAGCGCGCATGGCTGATGGGCGCGGCCATATTGGCGCGATGGTTTGCCAGAAGGCTGGACGGGCTGCCCTCCAGCACGATCAGCGGTTCCGTATGGGCGGCATGGTGCAGGGCCTCTACGGCGTGGTGAAGCACATCTGCGCCCTGAACCGACTCAATGGTTTCATGGAACTCTTCGGCAGTGGCCTCCAGTATGGTGGCCATGGCGCTGGCAACCCCTTTGGTATAATAAAAATAATCGTCGGCCTTGAAAAAGCTGATCTCTCCGAGATTTTTCACCAGATTTTCATCACAGCTTCCCAGAATGCTCTCATAGGCCTTGAACAGGGGAACCAGATTGTCCACCCTGCGGTAAAACGGGGCTTCTCCCCGGTTCAGCATTTTAAGATAATTTCTCAGCTCATCCAGCCCTTCCTGATACTTGCTCTCTGCCGAGGGGAACCAGTACTTTGTGGGTTTGATCATGAACCAGTTCATGGCAAACTCAAGACTCGGTACATAGGCGGCGGTGCTGCCAGTCCTGGAAATGGTTTCCGCCAGGGCCACTGTGGTTCTCCGGGTGACTTCGAGGACGCCCAGCTGGAAGTTGTTCACGTTGTCCGTGACTCTGAGCATGTCATTGGGCCGCCACCCCCAGAACCGCTCATTCAGTTCATAGTCAAGGGGCTTGATGCAGGCCGTCACAAATGTTATTCCCGGAACTTCAGAGCTGAATACCGACGGGGCCACATGGGGCACGGCAACGCTTTTCGGGGCATTATCGTTTTCTTTTTTTGCGTATGACGGTGCTGCCGGGCTGTTGGTCTGGGATGACGGCTGCTGATTTTTTCCGGGCAGCATGGCCTTTTTATTCTGATGTGCGGCGTCGGGGGCCGTATGGGTGTCAGTGGCGATTTTTGTCGGGTGAGATGTCGGGGCCAGGGTGACTTCCGGGTCCGAAAAGTGATCATCAAAAAAGCCGAAGACTGTCCAGACACACCACAACAGCACCAGCGTTATCAGGACGCCGAAGATGAGACGCCCGGAGGCGAAGAACCCCTTCTTGCCACCGCCCTCTGTTTTCACATCATCGCTGCCCTTGTTATCGTTGTCCAAGTTTTCCATTTCCTCTCCTTCATCTCCTGTTGAATTAATCTGTTAGAAGCTGATTTTTTTGATTGTATTGCAATAGCTGCGTCCGGTTAACCGCCTCTGAGCTTGCGAACATCTCCCACGCGGATAGTGATATTCTGAGAATCAAAATACTCAATCAGGGGGATCAGGTATTTACGTGACACACCGGCGATCTCCTTGAACTGGGGGGTACTCATCTCTTCGGAACGCCTGAGAAAATCCACCACCGCCCGTTT
This window encodes:
- a CDS encoding D-sedoheptulose-7-phosphate isomerase codes for the protein MKKIVFDILNESLSVKEAFVRENADRIVHGADRIATCLTGGHKLLLFGNGGSAADAQHIAAEFVNRFRIERAPLAAIALTTDTSVLTSIGNDYAFDEIFSKQVRAIGQPDDIALGISTSGNSPNVVGAFKVAREMGLVTVGLTGQGGGKVAEYSDILFAVGSAVTARIQETHITLGHMLCELTDRILFPSAFDSE
- a CDS encoding DUF2333 family protein, whose product is MENLDNDNKGSDDVKTEGGGKKGFFASGRLIFGVLITLVLLWCVWTVFGFFDDHFSDPEVTLAPTSHPTKIATDTHTAPDAAHQNKKAMLPGKNQQPSSQTNSPAAPSYAKKENDNAPKSVAVPHVAPSVFSSEVPGITFVTACIKPLDYELNERFWGWRPNDMLRVTDNVNNFQLGVLEVTRRTTVALAETISRTGSTAAYVPSLEFAMNWFMIKPTKYWFPSAESKYQEGLDELRNYLKMLNRGEAPFYRRVDNLVPLFKAYESILGSCDENLVKNLGEISFFKADDYFYYTKGVASAMATILEATAEEFHETIESVQGADVLHHAVEALHHAAHTEPLIVLEGSPSSLLANHRANMAAPISHARFYLGVLNVALTGNI
- a CDS encoding deoxyhypusine synthase family protein; translation: MSQSFKPIELKGIRTYSISERKSKVSTDDFAGVWEKGAGFDRFLDSLPDILAASDLKAVINAIATAFENKKTIALGMGAHVIKVGLNPVLIDLMERGILSAVAINGAGIIHDFELALTGQTSEDVAASIGDGSFGMARETCTFLGEAIQKAERESLGLGEAVGRYILEKDLPVAGKSLLAQAARLGVPVTVHIAMGTDIIHMHPQFDPKAAGAASYRDFLTFASVVASLDQGVYLNIGSAVILPEVFLKAITLVRNMGHRVDHLTTVNMDFIRHYRPMTNVVHRPTLEGGKGYNLVGHHEIMLPLIAAGVLERIG
- the selA gene encoding L-seryl-tRNA(Sec) selenium transferase, with the protein product MGLNEKQQQLLRMLPGVDMILEQTRTASVCETVPKSVLIRSIREVLESFRAEILGGAGVTADRLSGDGVAEAVRKRVAGAMAFRLRRVVNATGVVVHTNLGRSLLADDALENIRAIAGHYSNLEFDLETGRRGLRYSSIEDILCEITGAEAAMAVNNNAGAVLLCLDTLARGKVAIVSRGELVEIGGSFRIPDVMARSGACMKEVGTTNRTHLRDYEGALDADTGLMLKVHTSNYSVVGFTASVSIRDLSALGEKHGIPVMEDLGSGTFIDLSKYGMAKDPTVQESVAAGADVITFSGDKLLGGPQAGIILGKKAVLDRIKKNPMTRALRIDKMTLAALESTLRLYRDPERAVREIPTLRMLTAPLPEIERKAFLMAERLRGLASERLFVTLTDVASRVGGGALPLQELPSKGVAVRIEGLSPNALERRMRAHLPPVIGRIEEDRFTMDFRTVDEDELDIIEAAFADMLQEDI
- a CDS encoding tetratricopeptide repeat-containing diguanylate cyclase; translated protein: MSSQNQQKRYGKCCSAQGFLYYRADGLPPDDPSPKAPPVGLKALSVRFPRIRIGKAFVEDALARLDAFLAFGVLLVRMDAFDRIERDAGEQYATELLTDTARAVAATCEARSGMWGLIERDLFGCFLPDSGAGACHEAADDIRRTLATSGKETLSVGIAVYPLSQFNRPQTLENCRMALDQAILSGPEGTALFSARSLNVSGDRLYRDGDAAGAAEAFKKALMLDPSDVNVRNSLGVCYGGMGALTSALAEFETTAQTGPENPMPVYNAGLVRLMMKKPDAALDDFNRANDMNTGVFEVAFQTGRLYYEMGEYEQAIVFFENAAKISPGSGPAFRYLGECYLTAGKTAAAFTAYRQAVRLAPDDAVALSVLGYLFGALKDEIEIAFLLCRHSVKIAPENGLCHQWLGRLYMDRGQADEAAAAFESAGTLGCDSRQYLREIREQKTQGILNHEKNCV
- a CDS encoding FmdB family zinc ribbon protein, producing the protein MPIYEYHCSECNKDFEYLVFKSDEIPECPECKGKNVQRLMSACGFVSKGGGGETVSKSAGASSCSGCSAASCAGCGSN
- the hemW gene encoding radical SAM family heme chaperone HemW encodes the protein MIKHQCDESGGIYIHIPFCIRKCAYCDFYSVSDLSLMPGFVRALEREMAMRAAEFPDPCDTLYLGGGTPSVMTPTHVRRLIAAARCHFDLLPEAEITIEANPGTVSRRSLAEYRRAGVNRINFGVQSFRDDHLCFLGRIHSAQAAVQSLTWARQAGFDNMGLDLIYGLPGQSQAEWREALGRATEFRPEHLSCYMLTYEPGTPLDRRRTDGAFQPLEEARSGDLLDLTIGFLETHGYEQYEISNFARSEEFRSRHNQKYWAFAPYIGLGPSAHSFLPPRRFWTPRSVTEYLRAIDAGTAPTAGTETLTREQQIMEAVYLGLRTTGGISVATFEERFGLRFEATFGPVLARLRKDGLIRADADCCALSRKGMRFLDSVTSMLVCQEF
- the cobA gene encoding uroporphyrinogen-III C-methyltransferase gives rise to the protein MKTTTGKVYLVGAGPGDPGLITVKGRECIETADVVIYDYLASPTLLRYVPEKAEQIYVGKKGGDHTLSQDGINQLLAEKALAGNVVTRLKGGDPFIFGRGGEEAEVLIDAGIPFEVVPGVTSAIAASAYAGIPLTHRDFTSTLAFVTGHEDPTKKESGIEWASLAKGIGTLVFFMGVKNLPHITRNLMTHGMAADTPVALIRWGTTPKQVSLTGTLENIVERVAAARLKAPAIIVVGGVVTLHERMRWFENRPLLGRRVVVTRARQQASDLVRQLTDMGADCLECPTINVIPPTDRAPLDAAIGRLADYDWIVFTSVNGVKFFFDRLFETGRDVRALHRLRTAAIGPVTAKRLRDFGLNSDIIPESYQAESVVAAFENEAVSGQKILLPRAQEARPILPVELDRMGATVDEVPVYRTVQADDNADLLVEGLKNGGIDMVTFTSSSTVRNFRALLPADEDLTALMKDVVVASIGPITSDTARELGFDVRITAEEFTIPGLCEAIRQYSEGE
- the hemC gene encoding hydroxymethylbilane synthase, which produces MGRQITIGTRGSQLALWQANWVKSALEEKFSDLSVELLIIKTKGDKILDVPLAKVGGKGLFVKEIEEALLDGRIDLAVHSMKDMPADIPEGLCIGAIPERENPRDALVSRHNLPLAELPRGARVGTSSLRRSAQLKSVRPDIEIVSLRGNLGTRLKKLETEDLDAIILAAAGLRRMGFEDRITECLDETVMLPAVGQGALCIESRENDPEIGPLMAALNHGETRTVVLGERAFLNRLEGGCQVPIACHGELSADGGFALTGLVASLDGMTVIRERLSGPAAECERIGVALAEQLLAQGAEEILESLKETDENNNR